One region of Kytococcus sedentarius DSM 20547 genomic DNA includes:
- a CDS encoding alpha/beta hydrolase translates to MPRSPHRTVTTALAVCASLVLAACGGGEDGSGEAQGTETTTSVGREPSTDQGSALPEDPSAAPTTGESGDDADEPGESEGPGSGEDSNDAGTTAPGGTLSGDGEPSGPGPTEPTGPTAPAPVPDPTQTAPTQPAPTTPGDPSPSATSTPPGDPSSEPTVPPSSPGEPTVPPSSPSEPTAPPSSPSEPSEPPSSPAPDAWSDWVSYGPAGEQVYSLLPGQPGKGLVVMVHGGGWVGGKADAFRDESSRKNTLVRHLHEQGWWVATVEYRKADESPWPATAQDVHAGVTRAVADARGQGAGQRTALFGDSAGGQLAALEAVTHPGTVDAVVGYYGIYDPLTAKAARAAKNCPPKTAAEDHILMHDATDPAVRDRIEKTASPVALATAAAPPMMFLHGTKDCVAPSEQSVAMAAALQAKGVEASTIIVPGADHSQPVFWTAPEHLGNLTRFLTTQGF, encoded by the coding sequence ATGCCCCGTTCGCCTCACCGCACCGTCACCACCGCCCTCGCCGTCTGCGCCAGCCTCGTCCTCGCCGCCTGCGGCGGTGGGGAGGACGGTTCCGGGGAGGCCCAGGGCACGGAGACGACCACGTCGGTGGGCCGGGAGCCGTCGACGGATCAGGGCAGCGCGCTGCCCGAGGACCCCTCTGCCGCACCCACCACCGGCGAGAGCGGCGACGACGCGGATGAGCCGGGGGAGTCCGAGGGGCCCGGCTCCGGTGAGGACTCCAACGACGCTGGCACGACCGCCCCGGGCGGAACGCTCTCCGGGGACGGGGAGCCGTCCGGGCCCGGCCCGACCGAGCCGACGGGCCCGACGGCCCCGGCGCCTGTGCCCGACCCCACCCAGACCGCGCCCACGCAGCCTGCACCCACGACCCCGGGTGACCCGTCGCCGTCCGCGACGTCGACGCCTCCGGGCGACCCCTCATCGGAGCCGACCGTGCCGCCCAGCTCCCCGGGTGAGCCGACCGTGCCGCCCAGCTCCCCGAGTGAGCCGACCGCGCCGCCCAGCTCCCCGAGTGAGCCGAGCGAGCCGCCTAGCTCGCCGGCCCCCGACGCCTGGAGCGACTGGGTGTCCTACGGCCCGGCCGGGGAGCAGGTGTACAGCCTGCTGCCCGGGCAGCCCGGCAAGGGCCTGGTGGTGATGGTGCACGGTGGTGGCTGGGTCGGTGGCAAGGCCGACGCCTTCCGAGACGAGAGCTCCCGCAAGAACACGCTGGTGCGCCACCTGCACGAGCAGGGGTGGTGGGTGGCCACGGTCGAGTACCGCAAGGCCGACGAGAGCCCCTGGCCGGCCACGGCGCAGGACGTGCACGCCGGCGTGACCCGGGCCGTCGCGGACGCCCGCGGCCAGGGTGCCGGTCAGCGCACCGCGTTGTTCGGTGACTCGGCCGGCGGCCAGCTGGCAGCCCTGGAGGCCGTCACCCACCCGGGCACCGTCGACGCGGTGGTGGGGTACTACGGCATCTACGACCCGCTGACCGCCAAGGCCGCCCGGGCTGCGAAGAACTGCCCGCCCAAGACGGCCGCGGAGGACCACATCCTCATGCACGACGCGACGGACCCCGCGGTGCGCGACCGCATCGAGAAGACGGCCTCGCCGGTGGCCCTGGCGACCGCCGCCGCCCCGCCCATGATGTTCCTGCACGGCACGAAGGACTGCGTGGCGCCCTCGGAGCAGTCGGTGGCCATGGCTGCGGCCCTGCAGGCCAAGGGGGTGGAGGCCAGCACGATCATCGTGCCCGGCGCGGACCACTCCCAGCCGGTCTTCTGGACTGCCCCGGAGCACCTCGGCAACCTGACGCGCTTCCTGACGACGCAGGGCTTCTGA
- a CDS encoding type I 3-dehydroquinate dehydratase, with protein sequence MTSETASTPAPGQALLPLRSRAFGAGRPAVAVPLVGATPEELLQEAVQLRGQPVDLVEWRLDHLAPLARGAQPDAARIGPVLARLTDTLGEVPLLVTYRTVGQGGCGEAAPEQYLALVGAVAGLPGVDLVDVEFDHPERDAALQALRSAGVPSLLSHHHWDGQPTAEGMAVLVQRMQATGADAVKLATTPADEGEAVELLAVLDRVAGVGAPVAMLGMGDAGRLTRLVGPACGSFLTFARRGAASAPGQLDLALVAATVDALRAPERS encoded by the coding sequence ATGACCTCCGAGACGGCGTCGACCCCGGCCCCCGGCCAGGCCCTGCTCCCCCTGCGCTCGCGGGCGTTCGGCGCCGGTCGGCCCGCTGTGGCCGTGCCCCTCGTCGGGGCCACCCCGGAGGAGCTCCTGCAGGAGGCGGTCCAGCTCCGGGGCCAGCCGGTGGACCTCGTCGAGTGGCGCCTGGACCACCTGGCCCCGCTGGCGCGCGGCGCACAGCCCGATGCCGCCCGCATCGGTCCGGTGCTCGCCCGCCTGACGGACACGCTGGGTGAGGTCCCGCTGCTGGTGACCTACCGGACCGTCGGCCAGGGAGGGTGCGGCGAGGCCGCCCCGGAGCAGTACCTGGCCCTCGTCGGGGCCGTGGCCGGGCTGCCGGGGGTCGACCTGGTGGACGTCGAGTTCGACCACCCGGAGCGTGACGCGGCCCTGCAAGCCCTGCGCTCCGCCGGGGTCCCGAGCCTCCTGAGCCACCACCACTGGGACGGCCAGCCCACCGCCGAGGGGATGGCGGTGCTCGTGCAGCGGATGCAGGCCACCGGGGCCGATGCGGTGAAGCTCGCCACCACGCCGGCCGACGAGGGGGAGGCCGTGGAGCTGCTGGCGGTGCTGGACCGCGTGGCTGGCGTCGGGGCCCCGGTGGCGATGCTGGGCATGGGCGATGCGGGGCGCCTCACCCGGTTGGTCGGCCCGGCCTGTGGGAGCTTCCTCACATTCGCCCGCCGCGGGGCCGCGAGTGCCCCCGGCCAGCTGGACCTGGCGCTCGTGGCGGCTACCGTTGACGCCCTGCGAGCGCCCGAGCGCTCGTGA
- a CDS encoding alpha/beta hydrolase family protein translates to MIRARALPALLALAGVALAGCAGESPPAASVPGVTPPPSPVTAADGAVAEWTEWLPYGAEERQRMRVLPGEPGGGVAVLVHGGSWRAGSAGTYVDPGSTMHALTRGLHDDGWWVVAVEYRFADRSPWPTTARDVHSATRAGVRWATERGAGETLAMLGDSAGGHLASLEGATHPTQVDAVVSYYGLHDFTTSQAQREARNCPTMNVGAPNVFGVQPTSDEQLAVARHWSPAHRVGPESPPMMVLHGTEDCVVPYEQAGELVGALTLHGVPAEVITLPGEGHGSPAFVDPETTLPRVLDFLAEHSDPVVAPPTQDRTPTPTSPPSSAPAEPTSPTAGEWRP, encoded by the coding sequence GTGATCCGCGCCCGTGCCCTGCCCGCCCTCCTCGCGCTCGCGGGGGTGGCCCTGGCCGGGTGCGCCGGGGAGAGCCCGCCGGCTGCCAGCGTCCCGGGCGTCACGCCACCGCCCTCACCGGTCACGGCGGCCGATGGGGCGGTCGCGGAGTGGACCGAGTGGCTGCCCTACGGCGCCGAGGAACGCCAGCGCATGAGGGTGCTCCCGGGGGAGCCGGGCGGGGGCGTGGCCGTGCTGGTGCACGGTGGCAGCTGGCGTGCCGGCAGCGCGGGCACCTACGTGGACCCCGGCTCGACCATGCACGCACTGACCCGGGGACTGCACGACGACGGCTGGTGGGTGGTGGCGGTCGAGTACCGCTTCGCCGACCGTTCCCCGTGGCCCACCACGGCGCGCGACGTGCACAGCGCCACCCGTGCGGGGGTGCGCTGGGCCACCGAGCGGGGTGCTGGGGAGACCCTCGCGATGCTGGGTGACTCGGCCGGTGGGCACCTCGCCTCGCTGGAGGGCGCCACCCACCCCACCCAGGTGGACGCCGTGGTCTCGTACTACGGCCTGCACGACTTCACCACCTCGCAGGCGCAGCGGGAGGCCCGGAACTGTCCGACCATGAACGTGGGGGCACCCAACGTGTTCGGCGTCCAGCCCACGAGCGACGAGCAGCTCGCCGTGGCCCGGCACTGGTCCCCGGCCCACCGGGTGGGCCCGGAGAGCCCGCCGATGATGGTGCTCCACGGCACCGAGGACTGCGTGGTGCCCTACGAGCAGGCCGGCGAGCTCGTGGGCGCCCTGACGCTGCACGGGGTGCCGGCCGAGGTCATCACGCTGCCGGGCGAGGGCCACGGCAGCCCCGCGTTCGTGGACCCCGAGACCACCCTGCCGCGGGTGCTGGACTTCCTGGCCGAGCACTCCGACCCGGTGGTCGCGCCCCCGACCCAGGACCGGACCCCCACCCCGACATCGCCCCCATCGTCCGCGCCCGCGGAGCCCACCTCGCCCACCGCGGGAGAATGGCGCCCATGA
- a CDS encoding LL-diaminopimelate aminotransferase, with amino-acid sequence MARINPTYRTLSAGYLFPEIARRVREFEQSHPVASVHRLGIGNTTQPLTPTVVAGLHQRVVALSTAAGYSGYGDEQGESALREAIVAQYARRGVELDPSEVFVSDGAKADAANLQGLFAPDSVVAVQNPAYPVYVDSTVVHGRTGEPDQATGAYAGIVLLEGSPENDWLAEPPADGTTADVVYLCSPNNPTGAVATHEQLAAWVAWAREHDAVILFDAAYADYITDDSLPRSIYEVPGATECAIELTSLSKTAGFTGVRLGWSIVPRALRVADSEPGELNRMWNRRQSTFFNGASNIAQSGAVAALSDAGRAESAELVAGYMANAATIRDALVSMGLEVTGGDNAPYLWVRCPQGLGSWEFFDRLLEQAQVVVTPGVGFGSAGEGYVRFSAFGQAEDIEAAVASLRNHADALLAPAPSAAPVAG; translated from the coding sequence ATGGCCCGCATCAACCCCACCTACCGCACCCTGTCCGCCGGCTACCTGTTCCCGGAGATCGCCCGCCGCGTGCGGGAGTTCGAGCAGTCCCACCCCGTGGCCAGCGTGCACCGGCTGGGCATCGGCAACACCACCCAGCCGCTGACCCCCACCGTCGTGGCGGGGCTCCACCAGCGGGTGGTGGCGCTCTCCACGGCCGCGGGCTACAGCGGCTACGGGGACGAGCAGGGGGAGAGCGCGCTGCGCGAGGCGATCGTGGCCCAGTACGCGCGGCGCGGGGTGGAGCTGGACCCGTCCGAGGTGTTCGTCTCCGACGGCGCCAAGGCCGATGCGGCAAACCTCCAGGGCCTGTTCGCGCCGGACTCCGTGGTGGCCGTGCAGAACCCGGCCTACCCGGTGTACGTGGACTCCACGGTCGTCCACGGCCGCACCGGCGAGCCCGACCAGGCCACCGGGGCGTACGCCGGCATCGTGCTGCTGGAGGGCTCGCCGGAGAACGACTGGCTGGCCGAGCCGCCGGCCGACGGCACCACCGCCGACGTGGTCTACCTGTGCTCGCCGAACAACCCCACCGGCGCCGTGGCCACCCACGAGCAGCTGGCCGCCTGGGTGGCGTGGGCGCGCGAGCACGACGCGGTGATCCTGTTCGACGCCGCCTACGCGGACTACATCACCGACGACTCCCTGCCGCGCAGCATCTACGAGGTGCCCGGTGCCACCGAGTGCGCCATCGAGCTCACCTCGCTGAGCAAGACGGCCGGGTTCACCGGGGTGCGGCTGGGCTGGTCGATCGTGCCGCGCGCGCTGCGGGTGGCCGACTCGGAGCCCGGCGAGCTGAACCGCATGTGGAACCGCCGCCAGTCCACCTTCTTCAACGGGGCCAGCAACATCGCGCAGTCCGGGGCCGTCGCGGCGCTGTCCGATGCGGGGCGCGCCGAGTCCGCCGAGCTGGTGGCCGGCTACATGGCCAACGCGGCCACCATCAGGGACGCGCTGGTCTCGATGGGGCTGGAGGTGACCGGCGGTGACAACGCTCCCTACCTGTGGGTGCGCTGCCCGCAGGGTCTGGGATCGTGGGAGTTCTTCGACCGGTTGCTGGAGCAGGCGCAGGTGGTGGTGACCCCCGGCGTCGGCTTCGGCTCGGCCGGCGAGGGGTACGTGCGGTTCAGCGCGTTCGGGCAGGCGGAGGACATCGAGGCCGCCGTCGCCTCGCTGCGCAACCACGCCGACGCCCTGCTCGCCCCAGCCCCCTCCGCTGCCCCCGTGGCCGGGTGA
- a CDS encoding 4-hydroxy-tetrahydrodipicolinate reductase, producing MDSTPRPDRPPLAVGLVGYGRMGRTLHRLAAAAGAEVTCIVSPHAPEATHRRLDAVTPPEAPSVWIDFSHPDAAWPHLEAYARGTVPAVIGTTGWADRLPEATALFERATVPAVWAGNFSLGVTLFLRIVQQAAALVGQAGGYDAGIHEVHHRAKADSPSGTALHVAEALRSGWPDAPADRAISSTRVGHVPGTHTVWFDGPEDTLELTHTARSRDGFATGALRAATWLGEQPPAPGLWRFDELVAHRLGEAPIPVSHRIDHHPTEEDA from the coding sequence ATGGACAGCACCCCCCGCCCCGACCGGCCACCGCTGGCCGTCGGCCTGGTCGGGTACGGCCGGATGGGCCGCACCTTGCACCGCCTCGCCGCCGCGGCCGGTGCGGAGGTCACCTGCATCGTCTCCCCCCACGCCCCCGAGGCCACCCACCGCCGCCTCGATGCGGTGACGCCCCCCGAGGCGCCCTCCGTCTGGATCGACTTCTCCCACCCTGACGCCGCCTGGCCCCACCTGGAGGCCTACGCGCGCGGCACGGTGCCGGCCGTCATCGGCACCACGGGGTGGGCCGACCGCCTCCCCGAGGCCACCGCCCTGTTCGAGCGCGCGACCGTGCCGGCGGTCTGGGCCGGGAACTTCTCGCTGGGCGTCACCCTCTTCCTGCGCATCGTCCAGCAGGCCGCCGCCCTGGTGGGACAGGCCGGCGGGTACGACGCCGGCATCCACGAGGTGCACCACCGCGCCAAGGCCGACAGCCCCAGCGGCACCGCCCTGCACGTGGCCGAGGCACTGCGCAGCGGCTGGCCCGACGCCCCGGCGGACCGCGCCATCTCCAGCACCCGCGTCGGCCACGTCCCCGGCACCCACACCGTGTGGTTCGACGGCCCCGAGGACACCCTCGAGCTCACCCACACCGCCCGCTCCCGCGACGGCTTCGCCACCGGCGCCCTGCGTGCCGCCACCTGGCTGGGCGAGCAACCCCCCGCGCCGGGGCTCTGGCGCTTCGACGAGCTCGTCGCCCACCGCCTGGGCGAGGCCCCCATACCGGTGAGTCACCGCATCGACCACCACCCCACCGAGGAGGACGCATGA
- a CDS encoding ATP-grasp fold amidoligase family protein, which yields MMRRVVRGLPPIKWRDQKIDSWREQARENKERAREAERALKELQEKTARASSAAAPAAPVAEPTPAPEPAKPAPKSGDGARVVQDDHGVMPRADLTPTQVKVLKDAGHVPTVGAAESDPRAYPSFVTELFAARRIRQRLSDQGLKDHPRREIPKKLQNFALAATHGVQPPTIHAIWRTAEEIDLSQLPETFVIKSNGGAGSRGVYPLRRVAGETDTFEITDETRRRITGAEVIRNLTTDAKLTGPWFAEELLVPDVGESALPSDIKIYAFYGRIGYGFARRAPLHRGSQGWQQKLEFRYFDGERKDIEMRGAPSRRDIPLTPHLPEMLEHARVLSKAVPLPFVRVDLYGTTKGIVMGEITLLPGGNQHYIPVQDARLGKMWEEAEMRLQIDLARNGRPYAILPGEHPIPEILEPYAPEIMRGR from the coding sequence ATGATGCGACGAGTCGTGCGGGGGCTTCCCCCGATCAAGTGGCGGGACCAGAAGATCGACTCCTGGCGGGAGCAGGCTCGTGAGAACAAGGAGCGGGCCCGCGAGGCCGAGCGGGCACTGAAGGAGCTGCAGGAGAAGACGGCTCGGGCGAGTTCCGCTGCGGCCCCTGCTGCACCGGTGGCCGAGCCCACGCCCGCCCCGGAGCCCGCGAAGCCCGCCCCGAAGTCTGGTGACGGCGCCCGCGTGGTGCAGGACGACCACGGGGTGATGCCGCGCGCCGACCTCACGCCGACGCAGGTGAAGGTCCTCAAGGACGCCGGCCACGTGCCCACCGTCGGTGCCGCCGAGAGCGACCCGCGGGCCTACCCCAGCTTCGTCACCGAGCTCTTCGCCGCGCGTCGCATCCGGCAGCGTCTGAGCGACCAGGGCCTGAAGGACCACCCCCGCCGCGAGATCCCCAAGAAGCTGCAGAACTTCGCACTGGCCGCGACGCACGGGGTGCAGCCGCCCACCATCCACGCCATCTGGCGCACCGCCGAGGAGATCGACCTCTCCCAGCTGCCGGAGACCTTCGTCATCAAGTCCAACGGTGGCGCAGGCAGCCGTGGCGTCTACCCGTTGCGCCGGGTGGCCGGGGAGACCGACACCTTCGAGATCACCGATGAGACGCGCCGCCGCATCACCGGCGCCGAGGTGATCCGGAACCTCACCACGGATGCCAAGCTCACCGGTCCTTGGTTCGCCGAGGAGCTGCTGGTGCCGGACGTGGGCGAGTCCGCACTGCCCAGCGACATCAAGATCTACGCCTTCTACGGCCGGATCGGCTACGGCTTCGCCCGCCGCGCCCCCCTGCACCGGGGCTCGCAGGGGTGGCAGCAGAAGCTGGAGTTCCGGTACTTCGACGGCGAGCGCAAGGACATCGAGATGCGCGGGGCCCCCTCGCGCCGCGACATCCCGTTGACGCCCCACCTGCCGGAGATGCTGGAGCACGCCCGAGTGCTCTCCAAGGCCGTGCCGCTGCCCTTCGTGCGGGTGGACCTGTACGGCACCACCAAGGGCATCGTGATGGGGGAGATCACCCTGCTGCCCGGTGGCAACCAGCACTACATCCCGGTGCAGGACGCCCGTTTGGGCAAGATGTGGGAGGAGGCCGAGATGCGGCTGCAGATCGACCTCGCGCGCAACGGCCGTCCGTACGCGATCCTGCCGGGCGAGCACCCCATCCCGGAGATCCTGGAGCCCTACGCGCCGGAGATCATGCGCGGCCGCTGA
- the dapA gene encoding 4-hydroxy-tetrahydrodipicolinate synthase — protein MTRPTPTLDLRGVHTALVTPFAEDGSVDTTALGALVDAQVEAGISGLVPCGTTGESPTLSHHEHDGVIAFTVRRVAGRVPVIAGTGSNSTEEAVQLSRHAEMAGADAILTVNPYYNKPTQKGLYLHFKAVADAVSLPVVLYNIAGRSAVNLETATLVRLAQDCPNIVAVKEASGSLDQMKDVLARAPEGFTVLAGDDNLAVDLIGLGGHGVISVASNLLPGAMGRMVRTALEGDLGTARTLEAQLSAFFAACFSETNPIPIKTALAEYGWCRESFRLPLCTLEDEGHREQLLRALEAVDCPRGALLPA, from the coding sequence ATGACCCGCCCCACCCCCACGCTCGACCTGCGGGGCGTGCACACCGCCCTGGTCACCCCCTTCGCCGAGGACGGGTCGGTGGACACCACCGCGCTCGGCGCCCTCGTCGACGCCCAGGTGGAGGCCGGCATCAGCGGGCTGGTGCCCTGCGGGACCACCGGAGAGAGCCCCACCCTCAGCCACCACGAGCACGATGGGGTGATCGCCTTCACCGTGCGCCGCGTGGCCGGACGCGTCCCGGTGATCGCCGGCACCGGGTCGAACTCCACCGAGGAGGCCGTGCAGCTCTCGCGCCACGCGGAGATGGCCGGTGCCGACGCGATCCTCACGGTGAACCCGTACTACAACAAGCCCACCCAGAAGGGCCTGTACCTGCACTTCAAGGCCGTGGCCGACGCGGTGTCGCTGCCGGTGGTGCTCTACAACATCGCCGGCCGCTCGGCCGTGAACCTCGAGACCGCCACGCTGGTGCGCCTGGCGCAGGACTGCCCCAACATCGTGGCCGTCAAGGAGGCCAGCGGCTCGCTGGACCAGATGAAGGACGTGCTGGCCCGGGCACCGGAGGGCTTCACCGTGCTCGCCGGCGACGACAACCTGGCGGTCGACCTCATCGGGCTCGGGGGGCACGGGGTCATCTCGGTGGCCTCCAACCTGCTGCCGGGCGCGATGGGGCGCATGGTGCGCACCGCGCTGGAGGGGGACCTGGGCACGGCGCGCACGCTGGAGGCGCAGCTCTCGGCCTTCTTCGCCGCCTGCTTCAGCGAGACCAACCCCATCCCCATCAAGACCGCCCTGGCCGAGTACGGGTGGTGCCGCGAGAGCTTCCGACTGCCGCTGTGCACGCTCGAGGACGAGGGGCACCGCGAGCAGCTGCTCCGCGCCCTGGAGGCCGTCGACTGCCCCCGCGGCGCCCTGCTCCCGGCCTGA
- a CDS encoding BCCT family transporter, with amino-acid sequence MPSSRPEDARPQHPRPRDAVVGAHRDSLSHRTSTRRFLDEVNYPHSIHPALVPGVSVEDQKVRFGLDKIVFGVAGAAIVAFIAWGLADAAQVTRVTTAMLTWVMTNLGWLFNGLAIVLLLFLLGIAVSPYGRIPLGLDGEEAEFSTASWTAMLFGAGIGIGIIFFGPYEPMSYFLSPRPGSAEAGSADAVPKAMAQAALHWGVNAWAFYALVGLAVAYASYRRGRVPLMSSIFAPLFRKDPHHTAAGRTIDILAIIATLFGTAASLGIGALQIASGVEIVTGWGTGGNAAAITIIVVLTVGTIASAVSGLAKGIRWLSNVNLVLALLLATFFFVVGPTVFLLNIVPSVFVTYFDQMPSMLSASMADGPEMQSFLSSWTTFYWAWWVSWAPFVGIFTAKISRGRTVRQFILGVLFIPGTIIILAFTMLGGTAIWHQRDSQAIAPDGTLETLPAPQDIFFTVLDQLPGAAIVAPVVILMLAIFFITSSDSASLVNSQLSQGGNPEPKRLVTVFWALCMAGIAAVMLLIGGQSALNGLQNLVTVSALPFAVVMIGMCVALLRDFSTDPMMIRRAFQQRAVDNAVREGVTEYGDDFKLAVEPAHGEAERWSVGKDFESTAEEYTAWYQRTDEEGEPVEFDYATNEYVEEEVDDTDGRPTADGRPTA; translated from the coding sequence ATGCCCAGTTCCCGCCCCGAGGACGCCCGCCCGCAGCACCCGCGTCCCCGTGACGCCGTGGTCGGTGCGCACCGCGACAGCCTCAGTCACCGGACGTCCACGCGACGCTTCCTCGACGAGGTGAACTACCCCCACAGCATCCACCCGGCCCTGGTGCCGGGTGTGTCCGTGGAGGACCAGAAGGTGCGCTTCGGGCTCGACAAGATCGTCTTCGGCGTGGCCGGCGCCGCCATCGTCGCCTTCATCGCCTGGGGTCTGGCCGATGCCGCTCAGGTCACCCGGGTGACCACGGCCATGCTGACCTGGGTCATGACCAACCTGGGCTGGCTGTTCAACGGTCTGGCCATCGTGCTGTTGCTCTTCCTGCTCGGGATCGCCGTCAGCCCCTACGGCCGGATCCCGCTCGGCCTGGACGGCGAGGAGGCCGAGTTCTCCACGGCCAGCTGGACCGCGATGTTGTTCGGCGCCGGCATCGGCATCGGCATCATCTTCTTCGGCCCCTACGAGCCGATGAGCTACTTCCTGTCGCCCCGGCCGGGGTCGGCGGAGGCGGGCAGCGCCGACGCGGTCCCCAAGGCGATGGCACAGGCCGCCCTCCACTGGGGGGTCAACGCCTGGGCCTTCTACGCGCTGGTGGGCCTGGCGGTCGCCTACGCGTCGTACCGCCGTGGCCGGGTGCCGCTCATGAGCTCGATCTTCGCGCCCCTGTTCCGCAAGGACCCGCACCACACGGCGGCCGGCCGCACCATCGACATCCTCGCCATCATCGCCACCCTGTTCGGCACCGCGGCCTCGTTGGGAATCGGTGCCCTGCAGATCGCCAGCGGGGTGGAGATCGTCACCGGGTGGGGCACGGGCGGCAACGCGGCGGCGATCACCATCATCGTGGTCCTCACCGTGGGCACCATCGCCTCGGCCGTCTCCGGGCTCGCCAAGGGGATCCGGTGGCTGAGCAACGTGAACCTGGTGCTCGCGCTGCTGCTGGCCACGTTCTTCTTCGTGGTGGGCCCGACGGTGTTCCTGCTGAACATCGTGCCCTCGGTGTTCGTCACCTACTTCGACCAGATGCCCTCGATGCTCTCGGCGAGCATGGCCGACGGGCCGGAGATGCAGTCCTTCCTGAGCAGCTGGACCACCTTCTACTGGGCGTGGTGGGTCTCGTGGGCGCCCTTCGTGGGCATCTTCACGGCGAAGATCTCCCGCGGCCGCACGGTGCGCCAGTTCATCCTCGGCGTGCTGTTCATCCCGGGCACGATCATCATCCTGGCCTTCACGATGCTGGGCGGCACCGCCATCTGGCACCAGCGCGACAGCCAGGCCATCGCCCCCGACGGCACCCTGGAGACGCTGCCGGCCCCGCAGGACATCTTCTTCACCGTGCTCGACCAGCTGCCCGGCGCGGCGATCGTGGCCCCGGTGGTCATCCTGATGCTGGCGATCTTCTTCATCACCAGCTCGGACTCGGCGTCGCTGGTGAACTCCCAGCTCTCGCAGGGGGGAAACCCCGAGCCCAAGCGCCTCGTCACGGTCTTCTGGGCGCTGTGCATGGCCGGCATCGCGGCGGTGATGCTGCTCATCGGTGGCCAGAGCGCGCTGAACGGCCTGCAGAACCTCGTCACGGTGTCGGCCCTCCCCTTCGCGGTGGTCATGATCGGTATGTGCGTGGCCCTGCTGCGGGACTTCTCGACCGATCCGATGATGATCCGTCGCGCCTTCCAGCAGCGTGCGGTGGACAACGCGGTGCGCGAGGGCGTGACCGAGTACGGCGACGACTTCAAGCTCGCGGTGGAGCCGGCCCACGGCGAGGCCGAGCGGTGGTCGGTGGGCAAGGACTTCGAGTCCACCGCCGAGGAGTACACCGCCTGGTACCAGCGCACCGACGAGGAGGGTGAGCCGGTGGAGTTCGACTACGCCACCAACGAGTACGTGGAGGAGGAGGTAGACGACACGGACGGCCGGCCGACGGCGGATGGCCGCCCCACCGCCTAG